One window of Desulfofundulus luciae genomic DNA carries:
- a CDS encoding VirB4 family type IV secretion system protein, with product MSGGAACLAPLTSCDTGHASGVFVGFNLETGSPVFLDLFAKEMFAPHMFVFGQTGAGKSVTLSVLVGRNIACGRRVAFLDVEGEFRVMTEKMGGLHVRLDPAAEPVFNILDLEPEWDDRKKEFYVDVPGKVREVAALFSGVLEHRGEKLGVDGETHIEEALREEYAARGITRDPESLYEPGGKKLADGTFAVGRIKKRMPTISDVVRRIEARDGRVAFLLKPFTRGGTLGFLDGETKVSVRDVPAVCFNLKPTEKDDLMRFYATQAIFLWLWEHFVKAQKDVEKVLLVDEAWVFMRHPNAVQFLLAAAKRGRKYRTSLVIATQSFRDFASEDGQNIIAQCSAAFLMRSKPEEAKLLCGTLGYSDGVRDYISSIRKRGFGVLDIMDEMAKVRVYVTPWEWSMLEKKPDEMA from the coding sequence CTGTCGGGCGGGGCGGCATGCCTTGCTCCGCTCACTTCGTGCGACACCGGCCACGCCTCCGGCGTTTTTGTCGGCTTCAACCTGGAAACCGGGTCGCCGGTTTTCCTGGACCTTTTCGCGAAGGAGATGTTCGCGCCGCACATGTTCGTCTTCGGCCAGACCGGGGCCGGGAAATCGGTGACCCTGAGCGTGCTGGTGGGGCGCAACATCGCCTGCGGCAGACGGGTGGCGTTCCTGGACGTGGAAGGCGAATTCCGCGTGATGACCGAAAAGATGGGCGGCCTTCACGTCCGGCTGGACCCGGCGGCGGAGCCGGTGTTCAACATCCTGGACCTGGAGCCGGAGTGGGACGACCGGAAGAAAGAATTTTACGTCGATGTCCCCGGCAAGGTACGGGAGGTGGCAGCGCTCTTTTCCGGCGTTCTGGAACACCGCGGCGAAAAACTCGGGGTGGACGGCGAGACTCACATCGAGGAGGCCCTGCGGGAGGAATACGCGGCGCGCGGGATCACCAGGGATCCGGAAAGCCTTTACGAACCGGGCGGGAAAAAGCTTGCCGACGGTACTTTCGCGGTGGGCCGCATCAAGAAACGCATGCCGACGATCTCCGACGTGGTGCGGCGCATTGAGGCCAGGGACGGGAGGGTGGCCTTTCTCCTCAAACCTTTCACGCGGGGCGGTACGCTGGGTTTCCTGGACGGCGAAACTAAAGTCTCGGTGCGGGACGTCCCGGCGGTCTGCTTCAACCTGAAGCCTACAGAGAAAGACGATCTGATGCGGTTTTACGCGACGCAGGCGATTTTCCTCTGGCTCTGGGAACACTTCGTGAAGGCCCAGAAAGACGTGGAAAAAGTTCTGCTGGTGGACGAAGCGTGGGTGTTCATGAGGCACCCGAACGCCGTGCAGTTCCTGCTGGCAGCGGCCAAGCGCGGCCGGAAGTACAGGACGTCGCTGGTCATCGCGACTCAATCCTTCCGGGATTTCGCGTCCGAAGACGGTCAGAACATCATAGCCCAGTGTTCGGCAGCGTTCCTGATGCGGAGCAAGCCCGAAGAGGCGAAACTTTTATGCGGCACGCTCGGCTACTCCGACGGCGTGCGCGACTACATCAGCTCCATCAGGAAACGCGGGTTCGGCGTACTCGACATAATGGACGAGATGGCGAAGGTGAGGGTGTACGTAACGCCCTGGGAGTGGAGTATGCTGGAGAAGAAACCGGACGAAATGGCGTAG
- a CDS encoding pilin, protein MLQKSVPAVRKAFSRISLFVFSIFTLVYAHPAYAEEIKVFGTEMNADANQAAGQLADKLIGLVNLFAGFVGAVLFGVLVYAGFKIMTTGDNPQENARAKAIMLYGIGGAALVFFAWLLTKAVIGHLAKT, encoded by the coding sequence GTGCTGCAAAAAAGTGTTCCGGCTGTACGCAAAGCTTTTTCCCGGATATCGTTGTTTGTGTTTTCGATCTTCACGCTGGTTTACGCTCATCCTGCCTATGCCGAAGAGATTAAAGTCTTCGGAACGGAGATGAACGCCGACGCCAATCAGGCTGCGGGACAGCTCGCGGACAAGTTAATCGGTCTTGTGAACCTGTTTGCCGGGTTTGTGGGTGCGGTACTGTTTGGGGTGCTGGTCTACGCCGGGTTCAAGATCATGACCACGGGCGACAACCCGCAGGAAAACGCCCGGGCTAAAGCGATAATGCTGTACGGCATAGGCGGGGCCGCGCTGGTGTTTTTTGCCTGGCTGCTGACAAAGGCCGTCATCGGACACCTGGCCAAAACGTGA
- a CDS encoding PrgI family protein has product MYYPTPIQFDKEDKIVGGRFTLRQFIYLLVGPAVAGVLSTICWLYTNRLDALTIIVMLAVFGAPGAALGVLSDPDCRRFGGGPLDQYIFSILRFTLLTKTWPPR; this is encoded by the coding sequence GTGTACTACCCGACGCCGATACAATTCGACAAGGAAGACAAGATCGTCGGCGGCCGCTTTACCCTGCGGCAGTTCATCTACCTGCTGGTCGGTCCGGCGGTGGCCGGTGTACTGAGTACCATCTGCTGGCTGTACACGAACCGACTCGACGCCCTGACAATCATCGTCATGCTTGCTGTTTTCGGCGCTCCGGGAGCCGCGCTGGGCGTCCTATCCGATCCGGACTGCCGCCGGTTCGGCGGCGGGCCTCTCGACCAGTACATTTTCTCAATTTTGCGGTTTACTTTGTTGACGAAAACCTGGCCCCCGCGGTAG
- a CDS encoding metal-dependent hydrolase, giving the protein MLWRTHFLGGAAAGLLLAGHTDLKTMAVSAGIAGVVALLPDLDDPHSKLGRLVAPASWAVKVTVGHRGPLHSFLGAGVMTLLAAFVLRFWYAHAYVYSHLVPLIMIGYLSHLVMDSLNPQGVPWLWPVKTHLRVPLVQTGGILERVVVMPIMLVLCGLLFW; this is encoded by the coding sequence ATGCTCTGGCGCACGCACTTTCTGGGAGGGGCCGCCGCCGGGTTGCTCCTTGCCGGTCACACGGACCTTAAAACAATGGCGGTATCGGCGGGAATAGCCGGGGTTGTTGCCCTTCTTCCAGACCTGGACGACCCGCACTCGAAGCTGGGGCGGCTGGTGGCTCCGGCTTCGTGGGCGGTGAAGGTGACCGTGGGCCACCGGGGACCGCTGCACTCGTTTTTAGGGGCGGGGGTAATGACCCTGCTGGCGGCTTTTGTGTTGCGGTTCTGGTATGCGCATGCGTATGTGTACAGCCACCTGGTGCCGTTGATTATGATCGGCTACCTGTCCCACCTGGTCATGGACAGTCTGAACCCCCAGGGCGTACCCTGGTTATGGCCGGTAAAAACGCACCTCCGCGTGCCGCTGGTCCAGACCGGAGGCATTCTGGAGCGGGTGGTTGTAATGCCGATCATGCTGGTTTTGTGCGGTTTGCTGTTCTGGTAG